A window from Citrus sinensis cultivar Valencia sweet orange chromosome 3, DVS_A1.0, whole genome shotgun sequence encodes these proteins:
- the LOC102623165 gene encoding NAC domain-containing protein 7 isoform X2, with protein MNSFSHVPPGFRFHPTDEELVDYYLRKKVASKRIDLDVIKDVDLYKIEPWDLQELCKIGSEEQNEWYFFSHKDKKYPTGTRTNRATKAGFWKATGRDKAIYSRHSLIGMRKTLVFYKGRAPNGQKSDWIMHEYRLETNENGTPQAKGWVVCRVFKKRMAVVRQMGDYESPCNWYDDQLSFIPEIDDHSPGRRIPQPFTQYHHLHYPCKQELELQYNMSHIHHHDAFLQLPQLESPKVPQSTAGVSCNSVVPYAYDRATLQSSTLTQEDQHSTQQGHQAQDLNSSLYSNNNNDQAVDQVTDWRVLDKFVASQLSHEDASKENNYSNAAADHFHVDEQMNMQGNGSNTRVEIAQEYASTSTSSCQIDLWK; from the exons ATGAATTCATTTTCACATGTTCCTCCAGGCTTCAGATTCCATCCCACAGATGAAGAACTTGTTGATTATTACCTTAGAAAAAAAGTTGCATCGAAAAGGATTGATCTGGATGTCATCAAAGATGTTGATCTTTACAAAATTGAGCCATGGGATCTTCAAG AATTGTGCAAAATAGGAAGTGAAGAGCAGAATGAATGGTACTTCTTTAGCCATAAAGATAAGAAATATCCAACTGGAACTCGCACGAATAGAGCAACAAAAGCAGGATTTTGGAAAGCCACAGGAAGAGACAAGGCCATTTACTCCAGGCATAGCCTTATTGGCATGAGAAAAACCTTAGTGTTTTACAAAGGACGAGCTCCCAATGGACAAAAATCAGATTGGATCATGCATGAATATCGTCTTGAAACTAATGAAAATGGTACTCCTCAGGCAA AAGGATGGGTTGTGTGCAGAGTATTCAAGAAGCGAATGGCAGTAGTTCGCCAAATGGGCGATTATGAGTCGCCTTGTAATTGGTACGATGACCAACTTTCCTTTATCCCTGAAATTGATGATCATTCCCCTGGCCGCCGCATTCCTCAGCCTTTTACCCAATATCATCATCTCCACTACCCGTGCAAACAGGAGCTTGAATTGCAATATAACATGTCTCATATTCATCACCACGACGCTTTCCTCCAGCTTCCTCAGCTTGAAAGCCCCAAAGTTCCACAATCCACAGCCGGTGTTAGTTGCAACTCTGTGGTTCCATATGCGTATGATAGAGCCACATTGCAATCCTCAACACTCACACAAGAAGATCAGCACAGTACTCAACAAGGCCATCAAGCACAAGATTTGAACTCATCACTTTACagtaacaacaataatgaccAAGCGGTGGATCAGGTTACAGATTGGCGAGTCCTTGACAAATTTGTCGCGTCTCAGCTTAGCCATGAGGATGCTTCCAAGGAAAACAATTACTCCAATGCAGCAGCTGATCACTTTCATGTGGATGAACAAATGAATATGCAGGGCAATGGATCAAACACCAGGGTAGAGATTGCGCAAGAGTATGCGTCCACGTCAACCTCGAGTTGCCAAATTGATCTGTGGAAGTGA
- the LOC102623165 gene encoding NAC domain-containing protein 7 isoform X1, with product MNSFSHVPPGFRFHPTDEELVDYYLRKKVASKRIDLDVIKDVDLYKIEPWDLQELCKIGSEEQNEWYFFSHKDKKYPTGTRTNRATKAGFWKATGRDKAIYSRHSLIGMRKTLVFYKGRAPNGQKSDWIMHEYRLETNENGTPQEEGWVVCRVFKKRMAVVRQMGDYESPCNWYDDQLSFIPEIDDHSPGRRIPQPFTQYHHLHYPCKQELELQYNMSHIHHHDAFLQLPQLESPKVPQSTAGVSCNSVVPYAYDRATLQSSTLTQEDQHSTQQGHQAQDLNSSLYSNNNNDQAVDQVTDWRVLDKFVASQLSHEDASKENNYSNAAADHFHVDEQMNMQGNGSNTRVEIAQEYASTSTSSCQIDLWK from the exons ATGAATTCATTTTCACATGTTCCTCCAGGCTTCAGATTCCATCCCACAGATGAAGAACTTGTTGATTATTACCTTAGAAAAAAAGTTGCATCGAAAAGGATTGATCTGGATGTCATCAAAGATGTTGATCTTTACAAAATTGAGCCATGGGATCTTCAAG AATTGTGCAAAATAGGAAGTGAAGAGCAGAATGAATGGTACTTCTTTAGCCATAAAGATAAGAAATATCCAACTGGAACTCGCACGAATAGAGCAACAAAAGCAGGATTTTGGAAAGCCACAGGAAGAGACAAGGCCATTTACTCCAGGCATAGCCTTATTGGCATGAGAAAAACCTTAGTGTTTTACAAAGGACGAGCTCCCAATGGACAAAAATCAGATTGGATCATGCATGAATATCGTCTTGAAACTAATGAAAATGGTACTCCTCAG GAAGAAGGATGGGTTGTGTGCAGAGTATTCAAGAAGCGAATGGCAGTAGTTCGCCAAATGGGCGATTATGAGTCGCCTTGTAATTGGTACGATGACCAACTTTCCTTTATCCCTGAAATTGATGATCATTCCCCTGGCCGCCGCATTCCTCAGCCTTTTACCCAATATCATCATCTCCACTACCCGTGCAAACAGGAGCTTGAATTGCAATATAACATGTCTCATATTCATCACCACGACGCTTTCCTCCAGCTTCCTCAGCTTGAAAGCCCCAAAGTTCCACAATCCACAGCCGGTGTTAGTTGCAACTCTGTGGTTCCATATGCGTATGATAGAGCCACATTGCAATCCTCAACACTCACACAAGAAGATCAGCACAGTACTCAACAAGGCCATCAAGCACAAGATTTGAACTCATCACTTTACagtaacaacaataatgaccAAGCGGTGGATCAGGTTACAGATTGGCGAGTCCTTGACAAATTTGTCGCGTCTCAGCTTAGCCATGAGGATGCTTCCAAGGAAAACAATTACTCCAATGCAGCAGCTGATCACTTTCATGTGGATGAACAAATGAATATGCAGGGCAATGGATCAAACACCAGGGTAGAGATTGCGCAAGAGTATGCGTCCACGTCAACCTCGAGTTGCCAAATTGATCTGTGGAAGTGA